From a region of the candidate division KSB1 bacterium genome:
- a CDS encoding STAS domain-containing protein — protein MEIDSQIIDNIGVIAFEGKMLGEPADSKRFESQLKDLISKGVVHIVLDLARVHRINSTGLAILITASTLASQKGEDKVTLIGANDFIQGALTLTRLHQFFNFHDSLEEARVSLGL, from the coding sequence ATGGAAATTGATAGTCAAATTATTGACAATATCGGAGTGATTGCCTTTGAAGGAAAGATGTTGGGTGAACCTGCCGACTCCAAGCGGTTCGAGTCGCAATTAAAGGATTTGATCAGCAAAGGGGTGGTTCATATTGTATTAGACTTGGCAAGGGTGCATCGCATCAATAGTACTGGACTGGCGATCCTCATTACCGCTTCCACATTGGCATCTCAGAAGGGCGAGGATAAAGTTACGCTGATTGGGGCAAACGATTTCATCCAGGGCGCGCTCACATTAACTCGACTGCACCAATTTTTTAATTTTCACGATAGCCTTGAAGAGGCTCGGGTGAGCCTGGGTTTGTAA
- a CDS encoding M42 family metallopeptidase produces MNPSLEFLQQLSNSFGPSGFEREAIQIAKNYVEPFCDEIYFDKLGSCLFKKIGSTSRPIILLPGHIDEIGFVISSINEKGFLSFNTIGDWFDQVLLGQRVIVRTKRGDIPGVIAAKPPHVMTTEEMNKLVKLDEMFIDIGCSNKKEAEKLGVRIGDPVIPFSNFSTFQKQGYEIENGKVIEKGTITLAMGKAFDDRIGVFIAAEVVRRLKEEGRSHPNTVIGVATIQEEVGARGARTAAWLADPDVCLTLEVEIAGDIPGVDSQKAQAVLGKGPAICAYDASMIPNQALKEFIIEVAEKNNIPYQFATSAGGGTDAGAIHLVRAGCPSIVLGVPTRHIHSHVGILCLDDVEQTIQLVLHVIQTLDTRTATSFISV; encoded by the coding sequence ATGAATCCATCCTTAGAATTCTTACAGCAGCTTAGCAACAGTTTCGGCCCATCTGGTTTTGAGCGTGAAGCAATTCAAATTGCTAAAAACTACGTTGAACCCTTTTGCGACGAGATCTATTTCGACAAATTGGGTTCATGTTTGTTCAAAAAAATCGGCAGTACCTCTCGCCCAATCATCTTGCTGCCAGGGCATATCGATGAAATCGGCTTTGTTATTTCGAGCATTAATGAGAAAGGGTTTTTATCCTTTAACACCATTGGAGATTGGTTCGATCAGGTTTTGTTAGGCCAGCGGGTGATTGTCCGAACGAAGCGGGGAGATATCCCAGGTGTTATTGCTGCCAAGCCGCCTCATGTGATGACCACTGAAGAGATGAACAAGCTCGTCAAGCTTGATGAGATGTTTATCGATATCGGCTGCTCGAATAAGAAAGAGGCTGAGAAACTGGGGGTGCGGATCGGTGATCCAGTTATTCCATTTTCTAACTTTTCGACCTTTCAAAAACAAGGCTACGAGATAGAAAATGGCAAGGTAATTGAGAAAGGGACAATCACTTTGGCCATGGGCAAAGCCTTCGATGATCGGATCGGTGTGTTTATTGCGGCTGAGGTGGTTCGGCGACTCAAGGAGGAGGGCCGATCTCATCCCAACACGGTCATAGGGGTGGCAACGATTCAAGAGGAAGTGGGTGCGCGGGGAGCCAGAACAGCAGCATGGTTAGCTGATCCAGATGTTTGCCTGACACTGGAGGTGGAAATTGCTGGGGATATCCCTGGGGTTGACTCCCAGAAAGCGCAGGCGGTACTGGGCAAAGGTCCAGCGATCTGCGCTTATGATGCGTCGATGATCCCCAATCAGGCGCTCAAGGAATTCATTATTGAAGTTGCCGAAAAAAACAATATTCCATATCAATTTGCGACCTCGGCGGGCGGAGGAACAGATGCGGGAGCGATTCATTTGGTTCGAGCAGGTTGCCCGAGTATTGTGCTAGGCGTTCCAACAAGGCATATTCATTCTCATGTCGGAATCCTTTGTTTAGACGATGTTGAGCAAACGATCCAGTTGGTTTTGCATGTTATTCAAACGTTGGATACGCGAACAGCGACCAGTTTCATCTCTGTTTAA